The following coding sequences lie in one Calidithermus timidus DSM 17022 genomic window:
- a CDS encoding disulfide bond formation protein B — MDAKNKSPLDWGSLLLALAWLVAIVAMLGSLYYSEVRKFVPCTLCWYQRIAMYPLVFILGTALWRGDLKVKYYVLPLSLVGGSISVIHLLEQRGLLDTSAVCSSTVPCSVEYIPSFPIPLQALIAFALISVAMLLIRPKQG; from the coding sequence ATGGACGCGAAGAACAAAAGCCCGCTGGACTGGGGCTCTCTCCTGCTGGCCCTGGCCTGGCTGGTGGCCATCGTGGCGATGCTGGGCAGCCTCTACTACTCCGAGGTGCGCAAGTTCGTGCCCTGCACGCTGTGCTGGTACCAGCGCATCGCCATGTACCCGCTGGTGTTCATCCTGGGTACCGCGCTGTGGCGCGGCGACCTGAAGGTGAAGTACTACGTGCTGCCGCTCTCCCTGGTGGGCGGTAGCATCAGCGTGATCCACCTGCTCGAGCAGCGCGGCCTGCTCGACACCTCGGCGGTGTGCAGCAGCACCGTGCCCTGCTCGGTCGAGTACATCCCCAGCTTTCCCATCCCGCTGCAAGCCCTCATCGCCTTCGCGCTCATCAGCGTGGCGATGCTCCTGATCCGACCCAAACAGGGCTGA
- the ftsY gene encoding signal recognition particle-docking protein FtsY: MSWLQRLREGLTKTRENITKAIPWSGNPEEVLEELEYALIAADVGVEATQEILEEVRASGKRDLREAVKEALVLQLEPDARRAKLRKLGFKPDAKKATVEPQGKVVLMVGVNGVGKTTTIAKLGQYYRSKGKSVMFCAGDTFRAAGGAQLGLWGQRLGIPVIQGEEGSDPAALAFDAASARKARGVDLLMVDTAGRLHTKHNLMEELAKVKRSIAKADPGEPGEVWLVLDAVTGQNGLEQAKRFNETAGLTGVIVTKLDGTAKGGVLVPIVRELGVPIKFIGVGEKADDLQPFDAGEFVEALLG, encoded by the coding sequence ATGAGCTGGCTGCAACGCCTCCGCGAGGGGCTTACCAAAACCCGTGAAAACATCACCAAGGCCATCCCCTGGAGCGGCAACCCCGAGGAGGTGCTCGAGGAGCTCGAGTACGCCCTCATCGCCGCCGACGTGGGGGTGGAGGCCACGCAGGAGATCCTCGAGGAGGTGCGGGCTTCGGGCAAGCGCGACCTGCGCGAGGCGGTGAAGGAGGCGCTGGTGCTGCAACTCGAGCCCGACGCCCGCCGGGCCAAGCTGCGCAAGCTGGGCTTCAAGCCCGATGCCAAGAAGGCCACCGTCGAGCCTCAGGGTAAGGTGGTGCTGATGGTGGGGGTCAACGGCGTGGGCAAGACCACCACCATCGCCAAGCTGGGGCAGTACTACCGCTCGAAGGGCAAGAGCGTGATGTTCTGCGCGGGCGACACCTTCCGCGCGGCAGGCGGGGCCCAGCTCGGGCTGTGGGGCCAGCGGCTGGGCATCCCGGTGATCCAGGGCGAGGAGGGCTCCGACCCCGCGGCCCTGGCCTTCGACGCGGCCTCGGCCCGCAAGGCGCGCGGCGTGGACCTGTTGATGGTCGACACCGCCGGGCGGCTGCACACCAAGCACAACCTCATGGAGGAGCTCGCCAAGGTCAAGCGCTCCATCGCCAAGGCCGACCCCGGCGAGCCCGGCGAGGTGTGGCTGGTGCTCGATGCGGTGACGGGTCAGAACGGCCTCGAGCAGGCCAAGCGCTTCAACGAGACCGCCGGCCTCACCGGGGTCATCGTCACCAAGCTCGACGGCACCGCCAAGGGTGGGGTGCTGGTGCCCATCGTGCGCGAGCTGGGCGTGCCCATCAAGTTCATCGGGGTGGGCGAGAAGGCCGACGACCTGCAGCCTTTCGACGCGGGCGAGTTCGTCGAGGCACTGCTGGGGTGA
- a CDS encoding DUF4900 domain-containing protein, producing the protein MLSLRYLLLGIPSGGLLGPVAVAWTLGRLTWRRALVLTALALPLWALPIWQPYLWATLLWLVGLTALNAWAGGGLREGRHWLLGAGAVLGHLLLALGLILLFLVWFLSEQGHFVWPREWILGIGAALTPSGLLLLDNAYDLAGKLYLLDGTAVLEGRVHVAGVLGVQGSPWFAGAVTSGSCPALGVDGSCVGRGSGPGCDRPADLKPEPHRLDAQPGPEQRLEAASAPKI; encoded by the coding sequence ATGCTCTCCCTGCGCTATCTACTCCTCGGCATACCTTCGGGCGGCCTGCTGGGCCCGGTGGCGGTGGCCTGGACCCTGGGCCGCCTGACCTGGCGGCGGGCTCTGGTCCTGACCGCCCTGGCCCTGCCCCTGTGGGCGCTGCCGATCTGGCAGCCTTACCTCTGGGCGACGCTGCTCTGGCTGGTTGGCCTGACCGCCCTCAACGCCTGGGCCGGCGGGGGGCTGCGGGAAGGCCGCCACTGGCTGCTGGGGGCCGGGGCGGTGCTGGGCCACCTGTTGCTGGCCCTGGGGCTGATCCTGCTCTTCCTCGTCTGGTTTTTGTCCGAACAGGGCCATTTCGTGTGGCCCCGGGAGTGGATCCTGGGCATAGGCGCGGCGCTGACCCCGAGCGGGCTCCTGCTGCTGGACAACGCTTACGATTTGGCCGGGAAGCTCTACCTCCTCGACGGCACGGCGGTGCTGGAAGGTCGGGTGCACGTGGCGGGGGTTCTGGGAGTGCAGGGGAGCCCCTGGTTCGCCGGAGCGGTCACCTCCGGCAGCTGTCCTGCGCTGGGTGTGGACGGGAGCTGTGTGGGGCGAGGGAGTGGACCTGGGTGTGACCGGCCTGCGGATCTCAAACCTGAGCCTCACCGGCTGGACGCCCAGCCTGGTCCTGAACAACGACTCGAGGCAGCATCGGCGCCGAAGATCTGA